In one Neobacillus sp. WH10 genomic region, the following are encoded:
- a CDS encoding TnsD family transposase — protein MGKNGEKKIGVKVMIFFPNLYKDELLFSVLARYYQYSGDENKKHFMFDLFDSSTTCATTIFPANLEKLCENLPFSNAYSSDYFINNHTLLPYYSPFMTNDRENKLRLIMKNEDGTNIFMSSGRAASTVKNEKKLKYCLLCVDEEKETKGECYWHRTHQIEGVKVCPIHKTWLIESSNPFTERKHKQEFISLEDSIRNSDLISIDTNLEIEFENFLYVAEQTDYLLNNRIEPLGLENLRNFYISKLNKQQLLTLEGRVRWKQLIPKFNEYYGKQLLDTLESFIHPDEIEIDTWLHKLLRKPRVSCHPLRHILLLGFLGETISSMVSQIDSISYKPFGDGPWICLNKAAEHYQKPILTSCVISRDYKSGLPIGTFSCSCGFVFSRKGPDKTNEDRYRIGRIIEFGRVWEDKLAELEQKKLSLRKMAKLLGVDPKTIKRRLIRRVDEQINITPNDNTIKIKNYRREWTILLKNNVGKTITELRAISPKLYTWLYRNDGEWLKDNYPSSEQRNKPLNGLVRVDWKKRDEEIAMKVESIVYTILSEKNNLTRVTKNEIGRRLGKLAWFLKYLDQLPKTLVIVNKSIETVEQFQIRRIKNVVRELRKTNASIKEWKVIRAAGLKKEFAQSLKKVITNELLSYPIKEENSYVEDIRE, from the coding sequence ATGGGTAAGAATGGGGAGAAAAAGATCGGAGTAAAGGTAATGATTTTCTTCCCTAATCTATACAAAGATGAATTACTATTTAGTGTGTTAGCAAGATATTACCAATATTCAGGTGATGAAAACAAAAAACACTTTATGTTCGATTTATTTGATTCTTCTACAACTTGTGCAACAACAATATTTCCTGCAAATCTAGAAAAACTATGTGAAAACCTCCCATTTTCCAATGCATATTCCTCCGATTATTTTATAAACAATCATACCCTCCTTCCTTACTATTCCCCTTTTATGACTAATGATCGTGAAAATAAACTCAGATTAATTATGAAAAATGAAGACGGAACAAATATATTTATGAGCTCTGGAAGAGCTGCAAGTACTGTTAAAAATGAAAAAAAATTAAAGTATTGCTTATTGTGTGTTGATGAAGAAAAAGAAACCAAAGGTGAGTGTTACTGGCATAGAACACATCAGATTGAGGGAGTAAAAGTTTGTCCAATTCATAAGACCTGGCTTATTGAATCATCGAATCCATTCACTGAAAGAAAGCATAAACAAGAATTTATATCTTTAGAAGATAGTATCAGGAATTCTGATTTAATCAGTATTGATACCAATCTTGAGATAGAGTTTGAGAATTTTCTATATGTTGCAGAACAAACGGATTACTTGCTAAACAATAGGATCGAGCCACTAGGTTTGGAGAATTTAAGAAATTTTTATATATCTAAATTGAATAAGCAACAATTATTAACTTTAGAAGGCAGAGTTCGGTGGAAGCAGTTGATTCCAAAGTTTAATGAGTACTATGGAAAACAGTTATTAGATACTCTAGAAAGTTTTATTCATCCTGATGAAATTGAAATTGATACATGGTTACATAAGTTACTTAGAAAACCAAGGGTAAGTTGTCATCCCTTAAGACACATTTTGTTGTTGGGATTTCTAGGAGAAACTATCTCATCAATGGTTAGTCAAATCGATTCAATATCATATAAGCCCTTTGGGGACGGCCCTTGGATTTGCCTAAATAAAGCTGCAGAACATTACCAAAAACCTATCCTAACTTCATGTGTAATTTCTAGGGATTATAAATCAGGCCTTCCTATTGGAACATTTTCTTGTTCATGTGGATTTGTTTTTTCTAGAAAAGGGCCAGATAAAACAAATGAAGACAGATATAGGATTGGGCGGATAATAGAATTTGGTAGAGTATGGGAAGATAAGTTAGCTGAGTTGGAGCAAAAAAAATTATCTTTGCGGAAGATGGCAAAACTGTTAGGCGTGGATCCAAAGACAATAAAAAGAAGATTAATCAGACGAGTTGATGAACAAATAAATATAACCCCAAATGATAATACCATTAAAATTAAAAACTATAGAAGAGAATGGACGATACTTCTTAAAAATAACGTAGGTAAAACTATTACAGAATTAAGAGCAATAAGTCCAAAACTGTACACCTGGCTATACCGTAATGATGGAGAGTGGTTAAAAGACAATTATCCATCGAGTGAACAAAGGAATAAACCATTAAATGGCCTCGTAAGAGTGGATTGGAAAAAACGGGATGAAGAAATAGCAATGAAAGTAGAATCCATTGTTTATACCATTCTATCTGAAAAAAATAATCTAACTAGAGTAACCAAAAATGAAATAGGTCGAAGACTAGGTAAGTTGGCGTGGTTTCTAAAATATTTAGATCAGCTCCCTAAAACACTGGTAATTGTCAATAAAAGTATAGAAACGGTGGAACAATTTCAGATAAGAAGAATCAAGAATGTAGTCAGGGAGTTAAGAAAAACTAATGCATCGATTAAAGAATGGAAAGTAATTCGTGCAGCAGGATTAAAAAAAGAATTTGCACAGAGTTTAAAAAAGGTAATTACCAATGAACTACTTAGTTACCCAATAAAAGAAGAGAATTCGTATGTAGAGGATATTAGAGAATAA
- a CDS encoding helix-turn-helix transcriptional regulator translates to MNKTELKEQAGITYNILARLGKCQPVNLESLYKICKCLDCNIGDIIEFEIE, encoded by the coding sequence ATGAATAAAACGGAGTTGAAGGAACAGGCTGGGATTACATACAATATATTAGCTCGCCTTGGGAAATGCCAACCTGTAAATCTAGAAAGCTTATATAAAATTTGCAAGTGTCTCGACTGCAATATTGGAGACATTATTGAGTTTGAAATAGAGTAA
- a CDS encoding TnsD family Tn7-like transposition protein has translation MTPLISFPEPYPDEDFRSLVYRFHIRSSNGTLVETNMDLFEKKSGKYSIFPNKLITFLRKLPIGNSYSLDYFILNHTWYGLIFAFMKNGKRNDLTEVIKYGSENKFYISSNVPNNLFSRTIRYCPLCLKEDVELYGEFYIHRKHQITFMDFCHKHFVLLIDKCSCCDADLTSISYEGLKNRPCCKNGHDLTRVTKTVLIGELEQLKIDVFNLICFFNENYQTFNSEKITHKILMGLWHKKYIQYKGRILKKELIFSIISEYGNLQLQAISLSPGQIRHRSYVARVLSKELNQDIIFYCLLILYLFHSKEEFVNYHIDIANPIPFGQGPWKCLNKICDGFNNYVISKNKRIAKNSGGTVISAEFECPICGQIYVKRWHPNQDKKEKVMIKTMGGKWINRLLELYLNGDSSYEIARKLECSEFGVRNNLNRIVGSSNVLTAQNREAVKQIIQSYWESAGTSETDRKKEEFRNVVVKILISCESISRTNLSKKIPYVYQWLKMNDIEWLESALPLKETNKKVPEDLTHFDEQLSVKIQKVSEELYKTCPYQIKKTTILKKLSKIEMNRLKSMSSRLPLSTVLLNKNIESLNDYFIRRVPFVIANLLKYGYKNITLKSLESYVKNYSKCDLDTQKKIKEYLKEMGFYE, from the coding sequence ATGACACCGTTAATATCGTTTCCAGAACCTTATCCTGATGAAGACTTTAGGAGCTTGGTTTATCGTTTTCATATTAGGTCATCTAATGGGACACTGGTCGAAACTAATATGGATTTATTTGAAAAAAAATCTGGGAAGTACTCGATATTTCCAAACAAACTAATAACATTTTTGAGGAAATTACCAATTGGAAATTCATATAGTTTAGATTACTTTATTTTAAACCATACCTGGTATGGTTTAATTTTTGCATTTATGAAGAATGGCAAGAGGAATGACCTTACTGAAGTTATTAAATATGGGAGTGAAAACAAATTTTATATTTCTTCTAACGTTCCCAATAATTTATTTTCTCGTACGATACGATATTGCCCATTGTGTTTGAAGGAAGATGTAGAGTTATATGGTGAATTTTACATTCATAGAAAACATCAAATAACCTTTATGGATTTTTGTCATAAGCATTTTGTACTATTAATCGATAAATGTAGTTGTTGTGATGCGGATTTAACCAGTATTTCTTATGAAGGGTTGAAAAATCGTCCGTGTTGTAAAAATGGCCATGACCTGACGAGAGTTACCAAAACGGTTTTGATTGGTGAATTGGAGCAACTAAAAATTGATGTATTTAATCTTATTTGTTTTTTTAATGAAAATTATCAGACTTTTAATTCAGAGAAAATCACTCATAAAATTCTTATGGGATTATGGCACAAAAAATATATTCAGTATAAAGGGAGGATTTTAAAAAAGGAGTTGATTTTTTCTATTATCTCCGAGTATGGTAACTTACAATTACAAGCTATTTCATTAAGTCCAGGACAGATCAGACATAGATCTTATGTAGCCAGAGTATTGAGTAAGGAACTTAACCAAGATATTATTTTTTATTGTTTATTAATCCTCTATTTGTTTCATTCAAAGGAAGAATTTGTAAACTATCATATTGATATTGCAAATCCAATACCCTTCGGGCAAGGACCATGGAAATGCTTAAATAAAATTTGTGATGGATTTAATAATTATGTGATAAGTAAAAACAAGCGTATCGCAAAAAATTCTGGTGGTACGGTAATATCTGCAGAGTTTGAATGTCCTATTTGTGGGCAAATCTATGTGAAAAGGTGGCATCCAAATCAGGATAAAAAGGAAAAAGTGATGATTAAAACAATGGGGGGAAAATGGATTAATCGCCTTCTGGAGTTATACCTTAATGGGGATTCTTCGTATGAAATAGCCCGAAAACTTGAGTGTTCAGAATTCGGAGTAAGAAATAATTTGAATAGAATTGTTGGCAGCTCCAATGTTTTAACAGCTCAAAATAGAGAAGCTGTAAAGCAAATTATTCAATCATATTGGGAATCGGCTGGTACCAGTGAGACAGATAGGAAAAAAGAAGAGTTTCGTAATGTTGTTGTCAAAATTCTTATTTCTTGCGAATCCATTAGCAGAACGAACTTGTCTAAAAAAATTCCCTATGTATATCAATGGCTGAAGATGAATGATATTGAATGGCTAGAATCGGCCTTACCATTAAAAGAGACTAATAAAAAAGTACCTGAAGACTTAACACACTTTGATGAGCAATTATCAGTAAAAATCCAAAAAGTTAGCGAGGAATTATATAAGACTTGCCCTTACCAAATAAAAAAAACAACTATTTTAAAAAAACTATCTAAGATAGAAATGAACCGACTTAAATCTATGTCCAGTCGTCTTCCGTTAAGTACTGTCTTGTTAAATAAAAATATTGAGTCATTGAATGATTATTTCATAAGGAGGGTACCTTTTGTAATAGCTAATTTGTTAAAGTACGGTTATAAAAACATTACTCTAAAAAGTTTAGAAAGTTATGTAAAGAATTATAGTAAGTGTGACCTGGATACACAAAAAAAAATTAAAGAATATTTAAAAGAAATGGGCTTTTATGAATGA